A single region of the Brachypodium distachyon strain Bd21 chromosome 3, Brachypodium_distachyon_v3.0, whole genome shotgun sequence genome encodes:
- the LOC100834420 gene encoding molybdate-anion transporter — MELFYYLVFGGLSAVVAALELGKSGKDRVATPTAFNSFKNNYVLVYSLMMSGDWLQGPYVYYLYSQYGFDKGDIGRLFIAGFGSSMLFGTIVGSLADKQGRKRACVTYCITYILSCITKHSPQYRILMVGRVLGGIATSLLFSAFESWLVAEHNKRGFDPQWLSITFSKAIFLGNGLVAIVAGLFANLLADNLGLGPVAPFDAAACFLAIGMAIILSSWGENYGDASDGKDLIAQFKVAAKAIASDEKIALLGAIQSLFEGSMYTFVFLWTPALSPNHEDIPHGFIFATFMLSSMLGSSIASRLLARKLKVEGYMQIVFSISAFTLFLPVVTNFLVPSSEKGSSISFGGSLQLLGFCIFESCVGIFWPSIMKMRSQYIPEEARSTIMNFFRIPLNLFVCVVLYNVNAFPITVMFGMCSIFLFIAAILQRRLMVVSDLHRTTKAAEMTAEDVPLNP, encoded by the exons ATGGAGTTGTTCTACTACCTCGTCTTCGGCGGCCTCTCCGCCGTCGTGGCGGCGCTCGAGCTCGGCAAGTCCGGCAAGGACCGCGTCGCCACCCCCACCGCCTTCAACTCCTTCAAGAACAACTACGTCCTCGTCTACTCCCTCATGATGT CTGGGGATTGGCTGCAGGGGCCGTACGTGTACTACCTCTACAGCCAGTACGGGTTCGATAAGGGTGACATCGGCCGCCTCTTCATCGCTGGCTTCGGCTCCTCCATGCTCTTCGGCACCATCGTCGGCTCCCTCGCGGACAAGCA GGGGCGGAAGAGGGCGTGCGTCACCTACTGCATTACCTACATCCTGAGCTGCATCACGAAGCACTCCCCTCAGTACAGGATTCTGATGGTTGGGCGCGTGCTCGGAGGCATTGCAACGTCACTGCTCTTCTCCGCGTTCGAGTCGTGGCTCGTCGCAGAGCACAACAAG AGAGGTTTTGATCCCCAATGGTTGTCGATAACATTCTCCAAGGCTATATTTCTTGGGAATGGCCTAGTTGCCATTGTTGCTGGGCTATTTGCAAATCTACTGGCTGATAACTTGGGTTTGGGGCCTGTTGCTCCATTTGATGCCGCTGCTTGCTTCCTGGCAATAGGCATGGCAATCATCTTATCATCATGGGGTGAGAACTATGGAGATGCATCTGACGGCAAGGACTTGATAGCCCAATTCAAGGTTGCAGCTAAAGCCATTGCTTCTG ATGAAAAGATTGCGCTGCTTGGAGCCATACAGTCACTGTTTGAGGGTTCAATGTAcacttttgttttcttgtggaCTCCTGCTTTGAGCCCAAATCATGAAGACATTCCTCATGGCTTCATATTTGCTACATTCATGCTCTCCTCAATGTTGGGTAGCTCAATCGCGTCTCGTCTACTAGCTCGGAAGTTGAAGGTTGAAGGATATATGCAGATCGTGTTCTCGATATCAGCTTTCACTCTTTTCCTTCCCGTTGTCACCAAT TTCTTAGTACCTTCCTCGGAGAAAGGTAGCAGCATCTCATTTGGAGGCTCTCTACAGCTCCTTGGTTTCTGCATATTCGAGTCATGTGTTGGTATATTCTGGCCATCAATCATGAAGATGAGATCCCAGTATATTCCAGAGGAGGCGAGAAGCACAATCATGAATTTCTTCCGCATACCACTCAACCTGTTTGTATGTGTGGTGCTTTACAAT GTGAATGCATTCCCAATCACAGTCATGTTTGGCATGTGCTCTATTTTCCTTTTCATCGCAGCAATTTTGCAGAGGCGGCTGATGGTTGTGTCTGATCTCCACAGAACAACAA AAGCTGCTGAGATGACAGCAGAAGATGTGCCACTAAACCCTTAG
- the LOC100834727 gene encoding mitochondrial import inner membrane translocase subunit TIM23-1: protein MADPRMFPSGSNGPDDSAPGRRKYNPYQDLNVPYSYKSLYDLPTSPEFLFQEESAVQRRSWGENLTYYTGIGYLSGSVGGAALGLRDAAAGAEPGETAKIRTNRVLNSCGSSGRRYGNRLGVIGLMYAGMESGLVAVRDSDDWINSVAAGLGTGALFRAANGPRSAAVAGAVGGVLAAAAMAGKQVAKRYVPAI from the coding sequence atggctgaCCCGCGTATGTTCCCATCGGGATCAAACGGCCCGGACGACAGCGCCCCCGGTCGCCGGAAGTACAACCCCTACCAGGACCTCAACGTCCCCTACAGCTACAAGAGCCTCTACGACCTCCCGACGTCGCCGGAGTTCCTCTTCCAGGAGGAGTCCGCCGTGCAGCGCCGCTCCTGGGGTGAGAACCTCACCTACTACACGGGCATCGGGTACCTCTCGGGCTCCGTGGGCGGTGCCGCGCTCGGCctccgcgacgccgccgccggcgcggagcCAGGCGAGACCGCCAAGATCCGCACCAATCGCGTGCTCAACTCCTGCGgcagctccggccgccgctacGGCAACAGGCTCGGGGTCATCGGCCTGATGTACGCCGGGATGGAGAGCGGCTTGGTCGCGGTGCGCGACTCCGACGACTGGATCAACAGCGTCGCCGCCGGGCTCGGCACGGGAGCGCTCTTCCGCGCCGCCAACGGGCCGCGGTCCGCCGCCGTGGCAGGCGCCGTCGGCGgggtccttgccgccgccgccatggcagGCAAGCAGGTCGCCAAGCGATATGTGCCCGCGATATGA